A section of the Bos indicus isolate NIAB-ARS_2022 breed Sahiwal x Tharparkar chromosome 26, NIAB-ARS_B.indTharparkar_mat_pri_1.0, whole genome shotgun sequence genome encodes:
- the PGAM1 gene encoding phosphoglycerate mutase 1, whose product MAAYKLVLIRHGESTWNLENRFSGWYDADLSPAGHEEAKRGGQALRDAGYEFDICFTSVQKRAIRTLWTVLDAIDQMWLPVVRTWRLNERHYGGLTGLNKAETAAKHGEAQVKIWRRSYDVPPPPMEPDHPFYSNISKDRRYADLTEDQLPSCESLKDTIARALPFWNEEIVPQIKEGKRVLIAAHGNSLRGIVKHLEGLSEEAIMELNLPTGIPMVYELDKNLKPIKPMQFLGDEETVRKAMEAVAAQGKAKK is encoded by the exons ATGGCCGCCTACAAGCTGGTGCTGATCCGGCACGGTGAGAGCACATGGAACCTGGAGAACCGTTTCAGCGGCTGGTACGACGCGGACCTGAGCCCAGCCGGGCACGAGGAGGCGAAGCGAGGCGGGCAGGCGCTGAGAG ATGCTGGCTATGAGTTTGACATCTGCTTCACCTCAGTGCAGAAGAGAGCAATCCGGACCCTCTGGACAGTGCTGGATGCCATTGACCAAATGTGGCTGCCAGTGGTGAGGACTTGGCGCCTTAATGAGCGACACTATGGGGGTCTGACTGGCCTCAATAAGGCAGAAACTGCTGCCAAGCATGGTGAGGCCCAGGTAAAGATCTGGAGGCGCTCCTATGATGTCCCGCCACCTCCCATGGAGCCCGACCATCCCTTCTACAGCAACATCAGTAAG GATCGCAGGTACGCAGACCTTACTGAAGACCAGCTGCCCTCCTGTGAGAGTCTGAAGGACACAATTGCCAGAGCTCTGCCCTTTTGGAATGAAGAAATTGTCCCCCAGATCAAGGAGGGGAAACGGGTACTAATTGCAGCCCATGGCAACAGCCTCCGGGGCATCGTCAAGCATCTGGAGG GTCTCTCTGAAGAGGCTATCATGGAGCTGAACCTGCCGACTGGCATTCCCATGGTCTATGAGTTGGACAAGAACTTGAAGCCCATCAAGCCCATGCAGTTCCTGGGGGATGAGGAGACCGTGCGTAAAGCCATGGAGGCTGTGGCTGCCCAGGGCAAGGCCAAGAAGTGA